The genomic interval TCACCGCGTCGCGCTGCCGCGTCGCCACGTCCATCTCCCGCGCGCCCGCCAGCATCGCGTCGATGTCCAGACCCTGGAGCCGCGCGGGCAACAGGCCCACCGCGGACATCACCGACGTGCGTCCTCCAACCCAGTCCCACATGGGGAAGGTGCGCAGCCAGCCCTGCTTGCGCGCGTGCTGGTCCAGCTCACTGCCCGCGCCCGTGATGGCCACCGCGTGCTTGTTGAAGGCGAGCCCCTGCTCCTTGTAGGCGCGCTCCGCCTCCAGCATGCCGTTGCGCGTCTCCTTCGTCCCACCGGACTTGCTGATGACCACCGTCAGCGTCTCGGCCAGCTGGGCCCCGAGCTGCCCCAACACCCGGTCCATCCCATCCGGGTCCGTGTTGTCGAAGAAGGACACCTGCATCGCGTCGGACCGCGACGTCAGCGCGTCCGCGACCAGCTGCGGCCCCAGCGCGGAACCGCCGATGCCCACGAGCAACAGGTGCGTGAAGCGCGGCGCCTTCGGTGGCTTGAGCTTCCCCTCATGCACCTCGCGGGCGAATGCGTGGATGTCCGCCACGGTGCTCGTGATGTCCTTGGACAGCGCGGGCTCGGGCGCGAGCTCCGGCGCGCGCAGCCAGTAGTGCCCCACGCGGCGGTTCTCATCCGGGTTGGCGATGGCGCCCTTCTCCAGCGCCTCCATCCGGGTGAAGGCCTCCTCCAGCCGAGGACGCATCCGCTCCAGGAAGTCCGCCGCGAACGCCATGCGCGAGACGTCGAGGGAGAACCCCAGCGACGGGACGACGCTCAGATACCGCTGGTACCGCTCCCACAGCTCACGCTCGGTCATGGCTCCTCCACCGCCCAGGGGTTGCTCGCGCGAAAACCGCCGGCTGGCTTAGCGCCTCCGCACGCGAGAGGGAAGCCGAACGCGCGGGGTCCACACCCTCCCGGAGGGCTCAGTGCTCAACACTCCGCACTCGAGCCGGGGCCGGCCCGCCCCACCCGAATGGAGGCCGTCACGCCGAGGGCCGCACCGGCTCCGCCGCGGGAGGTCCGCCCGGAGGCGGAGAGGAGGGCTCCTCGGGCTTCCACGCGGGATTGCGGAAGATGTAGCCCAGCCGCTGTTTCCACGGGCCCGGCTTCATCGCGTCGCGAGCGATGGCGGCGAACTCGTGGAAGGCGATGCGCACCGGGTTGAAGGTCTGGAGGTTCTTGGTGAGGCCGTAGACGGGCTTCTCACCCTCGGGCTCGAAGGTGCCGAACAGCCGGTCCCAGATGATGAGGATGCCCGCGTAGTTCTTGTCGAGGTAGCGCGGATTGGAGGCGTGATGCACCCGGTGATGGGAGGGCGTGTTGAACACCCACTCCAGCGGGCGCGGCAGCCGGTCGATGGCCTCGGTGTGAATCCAATACTGATACAGCAGGCTCACCGACTGCTGGATGACAATCATCACGGGCGAGAAGCCCAGGAGCGCCAGCGGCGCCCAGAACACCCAGCCGGTGGGCGGAGTCCACGTCTGCCGCAGCGCGGTGGTCAGGTTGTAGTGCTGACTGGAGTGGTGCACCACGTGCGAGGCCCAGAAGAAGCGGCTCTCATGATGGATGCGATGGAACCAGTAGTAGCAGAGGTCCTCCACGAAGAAGAGCAGCACCCAGGCCAACACCCCCGAGCCCATGCGCAGCGGCGTCAGCTTGTAGAGGGCCAAGTAGCCGGCGAAGGCCACGCCCTTCCACAGCACGTTGATGAAGACGTTGCCCAGCCCCATGGAGAGGCTGGCGGCCGAGTCCTTCACGGTGTGCCCGGCGACATCGCGCCCCTCGTCGCGCAGCTTCTTCACCCAAAAGGCCTCGGCCACCACCGTCAGGATGAAGACGGGAATCGCGGGGGCGATGAGGTCCGGGATGTGTGTGCCGTCCATGGAAGACCTCCTTCGAGATGCTCAGTCGCGGCGCCGTCGCTTGGGCCGACGGCGAAGACGGGGTGAGAAGGCGCTGCGCAGAAAGCGCGTCAGCGCATCCAACATGCGGCGGTGGGCCGGGTCCTTGGGCCGCGCGCTGCCGCCGATCGCCGCGCCCTGCACGGCGTCCAGCGCCAGCTCCACCACGGAGTCGAACTCCGGATAGGCGTTCGCGGCCTCGGGGAACAGCTCGCGCGCCACCCGGTGCAGGTTCTCCCGGTGCGGCCCATCCACCGAGGCCAGCGCCACCTGGAGCTCCTGGTCCGTGCGCGCGGCCACATACAACTCGATGGCGGCTTGCAGCTCCGGCCGCTGGAACGCGGCCCACAACATATCCACAGCCGTGGCGATGCGGTCCTTGCCCGAGGGCCTCGCGCCAACCCCCGCGAGATAGTCCTGGATGAGCCGAGGAAAGAGGTGCTCCACCGCCGCGGCGAGCAGCTCCTCCTTCGTGTCGAAGTGCGTGAACAGCGCGCCTTGCGACACGCCCGCGCGCTTGGCCACCTCCACCGTCGTCAGCCGCGCGTGCCCCAGCTCCACCAACGTTTCGATGGTCGCATCCAACAGCTTCCGCCGTGTCGTCTCGCGCCGCTCCTGCTGCGTGCGCCGAGGCGGACGCGCGGGGCTCTCGGAGGAAGAGGTCTTGGCGGCCATCTGCTGGAGAACATAGCGCCGGACTTAGTGAGTGACCAGTCAGTATTTGAAGGGGAGAGAGCAGGCAGGCGGGTGAGGACGACTCCGGGCACGAGGTGGCCGGGCTTGCTCAAGGCCGCTGTCCGGGCAGACGTGGAGACAAGGGCTCGTCCGCTACACGCGGTTGTCTCACTGAAGGCGTGCCGTTTCGGGCTCCACGTTCAAGCAGGCAAGCCGTGGCGTCCCTGGTGATAGGCGGCCCGGGCGCGGGATAATTCGTCCAGGAAATAGCGATGGCGGTTGCCGTCGTTGTCCGCCGGCCCGATATGAACCTGTCCTCCGCTCTCCTCGTCGGTTCCTTGCTGGCCTCGTCGCCAGCGGCTCCTCAATCGATTGCCTCTCCGTCGGCCGACCTGCCCGAGGTAGGCGTGCCCTTCGCCTGTGGTCGCATCTACACGGTGAGCCAGGGACACGACACGGGCAGCCATCAGTACAACGACACGCATGCGTGGGACTTCCGGATGCCGGAGGGCACGCCCATCGTCGCCGCGCGTGATGGGGTGGTGCGGATGGCTCGGGGCGACAGCACGCGGGGCGGGTGTGACGAGAAGTTCGCGCCGCTGGCGAACTACGTCGTCGTCTCGCATGGAGACGGGTTGGAGACGCAGTACCTGCACTTCAGCGCGGTGGTGGTGAAGGCGGGGGAGCACGTGAAGCAGGGGCAGCTCATCGGGTTCTCGGGCGCCACGGGCTGGTCGTGCGGCGCGCACCTGCACTTCAAGGTCGCGCGCGAGATGGGGGCGGGATGGAACAACCCGTCCGTGCCGGCGCGCATCGTGGGTTACGGAGACCCGGTGCGTGACACCCGCGTGGCCTCGCCCGTGTGCCGTGAGCCGAGCAGCGACACGCTGATGGCGACGAAGGACGGCACGCACACGCCGGGGGAGCCGGTGGTGTCCATGTCACCGGAGGAGCGACAGGATGCGCCGCGCGGCCTCCCGCCCGGGGCGAAGTCCATCATCGATGGCCTCTCCCAGCCTCCGGCCCAGGGTGGCCAGGGCCTCGACAAAGCGGGTGCGCCCGCTCGTCCCCGCACGGCGAGCGGCTCCGGCGAGACTCGCTGACGCGAGCAGCGCGCCGGCTCCCGCGAGCAGCGCGAAGAGGGCCCCCGCGTTGACGAAGTAGTCGAGCGGCAGCAGGGGGCCTTCCACGTAGGCGCGCACCACGCGGTAGCCCACGTGTCCGAGCAGCACCAGCAGCGGCAGGTTGATGAGCGGCAGCACCAGCCAGCGTGCGATGCGCCACCACCCCGCGACGGCTTCCGCGACGCCCGTGGTGGCGGTGTAGCGCCAGGCGGAGGCGCGTGCGTCCCGCACCTCATCGAGCAGCGTGTTCATGTCCGGCACGCCGAGCACGGAGGGCTCCAGGCCGCCGGCGCGAGCGAGGCTGCGCGCTTCGGTGAGCGCGGTGCGTGCGGCGGACTCCACGCCGAAGTCATCCTCGAACGGTTCGATGACCGCGCTCTCCGCGGCGCGAGCGCGCGTGTGTCCACGCACCACGTCCGCCACGGTGGAGGCGGCCGCCACCGCGAGGCCCGCGGGCAGGTTGCTGCGTCCCACGACGGCCGCCGCGCCCAGGCCACTGGCGCCCCAGAGGGACAGGCGCAGGCCCCACGCGGCGGGGCCCCAGAAGCGTCCACCAGCTTGTCTCCGCACCTCCGCCGCGAGGTGTCCGTGGGCTAGGCGCAAGCGTGCCTCGAAGTCCTCGCGCAGGCCGTCGGAGGCCTTGGCCATTCCGGAGTCGAGCGCCGCATGGGTCCTCGTGAGCAGGGCCTCGGTTTCATCGAGGGCGCTCTTCACGAGGGTGGTGACTTCCTCCAGCGCGCCGAGCGCGTTGCCTCGCCGGACGCGCGCGGCGATGGCCTGGGTGGCGAGCCCGCGCAGGTGGAAGAGGAGGGCGCCGAACTCGCCGGACACATCGCGTCCGTCCTTCGCGGCCAGCGCGCTGATGGCGAAGATGGGGACGTCTTGAGGCGCGAGGGAGTACCGCTCCGCGGCGACGCGGCGGACCTGGGCCTTGAGCGTGTCGCGAGACTCGGGGGAGAGCTCGTCCGCGAAGTTGAGGATGAAGACGAGGGCGCGCCGCCGGGCGAACTCGGTGAGGAACTCCACCTGGGAGGCCTCGGCGACGCTGCCCCGGTGCATGACCACGAGCGCCACGTCCGCGCGCTCCAGCGCGGCGCGGGCGACTTCGCGGTGGGTGGTGGCCACGCTGTTCAGGTCCGGGGTGTCGATGAACACCTGTCCGCCCCAGAGTGCCTGCGGGCCGGGGATGTACCGCGACACGCGCGCGCCGGACTTCGCCAGGGTGTCTGCCGTGGCGCCCTCGGGGGCGAAGACGGTGGCGGTGGTGCTGGTGGGACGGTCCACGCCCTCGCGCGAGAGCGGTTGACCCGCGAGGGCGTTGAGCAAGGTGGACTTGCCCGCGCCGGTGGCGCCCACGAGCGCGACGGCGAGCGGAGCGTCCCGGTTCGCCACGCCTCGCGCGTAGTCGTCCACCAGACGCTCCAGTCGCGCGGCATGAGGCTGGAGCGGAGGCAGTTCCAGGGCGGTCTTCAGCAGGGACCGCAAGGCATCGGGTTCGGGCAGGCTTGTCTCGTCCACGCGGGATGAGAGCCTGTCTTGCCCGAGGGCAGGTGGCCAGCGCGAATGTGTGGTGGCGTTCAGTGGGAGGGCCCGGTCCGGTGTTCCTTCTGCTCGCGGGTGAGCCGTTCGGTTGGGTGGTGGATGCGCGCTCGCGAGGCGGCTTGTTGGCATCAGGGCGCCCCGTCTATCGGGTGGGCTCCCCTTGCGAGGAGTCGCCATTGCGTTGCTCGGTGCAGGCCTGGTTCCGCTGCGTGGCCGCGGTGGTGGGGTGGCTCTGTTGCGCGGGAGTGGCGAGCGCGGCTCCGCGTTCGGTGGCGAGCTCCACGGGAGAGCTGACCCTCACGGTCGCCGATGACCAGGTCCGCTCGGGCCAGACGCTCGCGCTCACGCTCACGTTCGTTCATCACAGACCCGTGGCGACGCGGTTGGGGGCGGTGCTGAACCTGTCGCCCTTCATCCTCGAGCGCTGTGAGCCCGCGTTGGACTGCACCGACCTCGGGCCGGACAGGCTGGGGGTTCAGGGCCACCGCTCGTTCGACACGGGCGAGACGCGGGTCACGGTGGTCCATGTCCGTGTGCCTTCGACGGCCTCAGTTGGGAGCACGCCGCGTCTGGAGTCACGGTTCAGTTTCCAGGAGGTAGGGATGGGGGCTCCGGTGTTCTCGGAGCTGCCGCCCATGGACT from Myxococcus stipitatus carries:
- a CDS encoding glucose-6-phosphate isomerase, which codes for MTERELWERYQRYLSVVPSLGFSLDVSRMAFAADFLERMRPRLEEAFTRMEALEKGAIANPDENRRVGHYWLRAPELAPEPALSKDITSTVADIHAFAREVHEGKLKPPKAPRFTHLLLVGIGGSALGPQLVADALTSRSDAMQVSFFDNTDPDGMDRVLGQLGAQLAETLTVVISKSGGTKETRNGMLEAERAYKEQGLAFNKHAVAITGAGSELDQHARKQGWLRTFPMWDWVGGRTSVMSAVGLLPARLQGLDIDAMLAGAREMDVATRQRDAVKNPAALLALMWFHAGDGRGLKDMVILPYKDRLLLMSRYLQQLVMESLGKEKDLDGQVVNQGIAVYGNKGSTDQHAYVQQLREGVPNFFATFIEVLKDRDGESMEVESGTTSGDYLLGFLLGTRRALYEKGRESLTLTVPDVSARTVGALIALYERAVGLYASLVHINAYHQPGVEAGKKAATSVLAIQQKLTARLREARAEARTAEQLAADIGQPDEVETVYKVLEHLAANPGRGVKRSGGPGPAEVRFQTK
- a CDS encoding sterol desaturase family protein, whose amino-acid sequence is MDGTHIPDLIAPAIPVFILTVVAEAFWVKKLRDEGRDVAGHTVKDSAASLSMGLGNVFINVLWKGVAFAGYLALYKLTPLRMGSGVLAWVLLFFVEDLCYYWFHRIHHESRFFWASHVVHHSSQHYNLTTALRQTWTPPTGWVFWAPLALLGFSPVMIVIQQSVSLLYQYWIHTEAIDRLPRPLEWVFNTPSHHRVHHASNPRYLDKNYAGILIIWDRLFGTFEPEGEKPVYGLTKNLQTFNPVRIAFHEFAAIARDAMKPGPWKQRLGYIFRNPAWKPEEPSSPPPGGPPAAEPVRPSA
- a CDS encoding TetR/AcrR family transcriptional regulator, whose amino-acid sequence is MAAKTSSSESPARPPRRTQQERRETTRRKLLDATIETLVELGHARLTTVEVAKRAGVSQGALFTHFDTKEELLAAAVEHLFPRLIQDYLAGVGARPSGKDRIATAVDMLWAAFQRPELQAAIELYVAARTDQELQVALASVDGPHRENLHRVARELFPEAANAYPEFDSVVELALDAVQGAAIGGSARPKDPAHRRMLDALTRFLRSAFSPRLRRRPKRRRRD
- a CDS encoding GTPase; its protein translation is MDETSLPEPDALRSLLKTALELPPLQPHAARLERLVDDYARGVANRDAPLAVALVGATGAGKSTLLNALAGQPLSREGVDRPTSTTATVFAPEGATADTLAKSGARVSRYIPGPQALWGGQVFIDTPDLNSVATTHREVARAALERADVALVVMHRGSVAEASQVEFLTEFARRRALVFILNFADELSPESRDTLKAQVRRVAAERYSLAPQDVPIFAISALAAKDGRDVSGEFGALLFHLRGLATQAIAARVRRGNALGALEEVTTLVKSALDETEALLTRTHAALDSGMAKASDGLREDFEARLRLAHGHLAAEVRRQAGGRFWGPAAWGLRLSLWGASGLGAAAVVGRSNLPAGLAVAAASTVADVVRGHTRARAAESAVIEPFEDDFGVESAARTALTEARSLARAGGLEPSVLGVPDMNTLLDEVRDARASAWRYTATTGVAEAVAGWWRIARWLVLPLINLPLLVLLGHVGYRVVRAYVEGPLLPLDYFVNAGALFALLAGAGALLASASLAGAARRAGTSGRTRFVEALATLGRRLGEAIDDGLRPGREAARRILSLLR